From the Neochlamydia sp. AcF84 genome, the window TTTTGTATCAATAACATTATAAAGGTGAACGCCAGCTTTTTTAATAGATTTTCAATTTAAAAAAAAATCTATAAAAAAAGACAGATGACCTAATCGAAAATAGTCTTTTTAAGTTACACATCTTACGCGCAGATGAGTTGAATAGATTATTCTAAAGATATATCTTTTTCTTTGAAAAGAGGAGAAAAAAATGAAACTTGATCTTCTTGATATTTATACAGATTATCTTATCAGTATTATTCTCTTTGCCCGTCTCCTCTCAAAACCTTAATCTCTTTTGATGATTAAAGCTTTGACTTTGATTCATCGATACCATCATCTCGGTAAAACTTACATTATAATCGGGATGGGCGCGCAAAGCAGCAGCCTCTAGCTTAATTTTCCGTTCTATTAATTTCCCACGGCTATAAAAAAGATAACTATTTTTAAAAGACCGAGGTGTTTTTAGACAAAAGCTAATATGTAAGGGTTTGTCTTTGAAATGCTGTTGAGGATATCTTTTCCACAATGTCTCTTCATCTCCTATTTTTTTCCAGTGTTTACATACTTGCTGAGCATTCACAAGCTCTTTGGGGGAAAGAAAAGAAAAAATATGCACGATCAATTCCTCTGGGATCGTTTTTATTGAGGGAGGGGCCTCAGTAATAAGACGCCAAGGGTGCAGATCTATACAATTAAAAAGATTAAAGTTAAAAAAAAAAAGCATCCCATTATAATGCATCCTTGATTAATAGGGTTAAAAACATTCTTAACGCTTTGAAAGAACGCCATAGAATTATCCTTAGATGCTTAGGGCCTCCTTCCCAAAAATTCTATTATTCTGAAAGGGGGTAAGAAATCACGGGTAGAGAGGAATCCATGAGAAAGCATGCCAGCTGAAATAAAGTAGCTTGTGTAAGAAAAGATATTAGATAAGTTACCCCGGTGAAAATTAATATTTATCAAGTAACTCATGTTGATGGGAGCAGGAAGGTTGAGGGTAGCTAATCTTTCTAAACTGCACAAGTTGGGTACGCCCCATCTTTCGCGCACTTTCTAATTGCAAGGTAAGCCACTTTTCTTTATCTATTACCATCGCTTTGCTTTCCTCAATAAATAACATTCCTTCAACCTTTAACAGGGTGCTTTCATCTATAATTCTGATGATCTCTTCTGATAGACCTTTAGTTTCGTAAGGAGGATCAATATAAATGATATCAAATTGCTCTGCTTGCTTTGCTAGCTTTTTTAACACAACCCTAGCCTCTCCCCATAAAGGATGAGCTTGCTTTTCCACCCCTAAAGATTGTATATTCTCACGCACACATTGAAGGCTTGCTTTAGCTTCATCTACAAAGGTTGCTTGAGCCGCCCCTCTGCTTATAGCTTCTAACCCCATCGCCCCTGATCCACAAAAAAGATCTAAAAAAGAAGCATCTTCTATATAAGTTTGACAAATATTAAAGAGCGCTCCCCGTAGCTTATTGGTAGTGGGACGGGTGAGAGTATGTTTAGGGGACTGAATTTTTCTGTTTTTATAGCGACCTGCAATGATATATAACATAAATTACTTTAAAAAATTAATCCTCCATAAGCAAAAACACTAATTTTTTTTACTTATAAGAAAATTTATTGCCCTTTTTGTTTAAGATAAGGAAGAGTATAAAACGCCTAGCACATGATAGCGAAAAATGCCAGTAGGGATGATGCCTAACAAAGCATGAACCTCTACCTGTGCTCCTGCTTTAGATTTCATCTTTAGGCTGATATGATTGTCATTCTTAATAGCTAAGCTGGCAATACCCTGCCTCCAAATATCTTTGCTCGGCTCTACAATCTCATTAAAGCTCTGGACAAATTTGTCTGGACTCCAGCCTAGCAAGCTCCTGGATTGATTATTAACAAATAAAATTTTATTTTCTTTTTGAGAATAAAAAATAATAGCGCTGGCATTTTCTGCCCGTAAACTATCAAAGAGGCGCCTTAAATCTAAAGTATAGTTATCGACAGCCAAATCTTTAAAGCGTGAAGAAGTGTTATAATAATGGCTTGCTCCCGTAATTTTTTGGGCAATATCAATGCAGCGCTTTAATTGTATATTGGCTTGCATGCTATTTCGAACTTTTTTCTCGGGAAGACAGGCAATTTCTTCTTCAAATATGTCCGAAAGAGGAGGATAGATTGAGCTTGCCTGCTCTAAAGGAAGACTTGAGTAAATAGGCATGCTTTGATTTTCAATTTCTGCTAGCTGAATCAATGTTTTAATTTCATACGTCAAATCTGACACTTTAATCTCTAGTTGAGCAATTTGCTGCAATTTTTTATCAATGCATTCGCGTTGCTCAGTGATTGTTTTTTGAGAATCGACTAAAAGCAATTTTTGCTGGTCTAAAGCGGATTCATAAGCCTGCTTGCTCATTTCATACTCTGCTGCAGAGGCAATAAGCTTTTCTTGTAAATGCTGATTATTCTGTTCTCTTTCCAGCAATTCTTTAGTTTTTGCTTCTAAATCTTTCTGAGCAGCTAGCACATGCGCATGTAATTCATTATACTGTTCTTGAAGCTCTTCTAGAGCTTTAGCTTGAGTCATGTCTAGCTCAACAATATTGGACTGTTTAGGAGAAAATTCTGAAGCCTCTAGAACAGATGACTGATTATCCCTTGCATACTGCTCGGCTCTATAGCTTAAACGGCACATCATCCAAAAAATTCCTATGAGCCCTATACTACTACAAAATATCCCAAAAGCCAGTAAATTCCACCCTTTTTGTACAGGCATATACAGCCTCCCATAGCTACTCAAAAGCATGACAGGCAAAAGGTAGAAGGCAATAATGATAAGTAGGATAGTGTAACGTGAGCTATAGGATTTATACATAAGTTCAATTTATTAAATATTAAGAGGATATCTTGCCAGAAGGATTAATAAGTTTAAACCTCAACATTAATTTTTATACATTATTTCTCTTAAACTCAAAACAAGATAAATCTTTAAATTTTTTGAAGAGATCTCATGCAAAAATAAACTCTTTTTCATTTATTCTTAGCCCATCTTAAGAGGTAGAAAGGCTAGCATTAGCGCTTGGGCTACAAGGCAAGACCTTTATAAGCTCTATCGCTATCCGCTAGCTTATAATTTAGTCTTATAGAAATTATAAGCTTAAGGCTAATAAAGATTGTTAAAAGATTTCTCCATCTAGTAGCGTGGAAAAGGAAAAAGCTAAGGTCCCCTGAAATCGTTTTTTGTAGGCGAGTAGTTTTTTATTAATACTTTATATTAGCTATCTAAGTAAACGCGCATGTAAGCCTGGCTACAGACCTTCCTATCCAAATAAAATATAGCAATAAAATCCATAAAATGATTGCATAAATATTTTCTTTAAAAGGGAAAGATTGATCTAAAGAAGAATATTGAGGATCTAGAGGTGAATACCAAGCCCTTTGCTCACGGCCCTTATATGTTTTTAAAGCTTCTTCTGCTGCCCAGGGGTTTCGAAAGACATCATATTTAAATAAAGTTTTTCCATGATATTCTTTATCATTAACCACAAAGCGATAGTCTGCTTTAACTACCAAACGATCTTCGCTTAGGGGCACAATTGCCCATTGAATGTTTTCTACAGGAGCAGAGGCCGTAAAAGCTAGGTAAAAATAGGTCAAATAAAGTGCTCGAAAAGTAAACCAACCGACCACGCCTGCGGCTAAAGATAAAAAAGAAAGCCAAAACAGATTTTTATGCATTTTTAAAATATTTTTTAAAAGCTTGCGGAAGAGAAGATTTAAATTGCATCTGTTTGCCATTGATAGGATGGTTAAATCCCAGCCCTTGAGCATGCAAGCATAGCCTGCGTACAGGACTAACCGAAGAGCCATACTTAAGGTCTCCTAGCACAGGATGTCCTGCAGCTTTGCATTGAACGCGAATTTGATTTTTTCTTCCTGTTTCTAGAGTAAATTTTACCAAGGAATAGTGCTTACTCATTTCTATCACTTGATAATGCGTGATAGCCAAACGACCACGCTCTGGATTTGAAGAAGAGTGTACAAAATAATTTTCATCTTCATAAAGATAAGATTCCCATTTACCTTGAGATTGCTCCATACGACCTTCTACAATAGCTATATATTCTCTTACAATATGA encodes:
- a CDS encoding F-box protein, yielding MHYNGMLFFFNFNLFNCIDLHPWRLITEAPPSIKTIPEELIVHIFSFLSPKELVNAQQVCKHWKKIGDEETLWKRYPQQHFKDKPLHISFCLKTPRSFKNSYLFYSRGKLIERKIKLEAAALRAHPDYNVSFTEMMVSMNQSQSFNHQKRLRF
- the rsmD gene encoding 16S rRNA (guanine(966)-N(2))-methyltransferase RsmD, whose translation is MLYIIAGRYKNRKIQSPKHTLTRPTTNKLRGALFNICQTYIEDASFLDLFCGSGAMGLEAISRGAAQATFVDEAKASLQCVRENIQSLGVEKQAHPLWGEARVVLKKLAKQAEQFDIIYIDPPYETKGLSEEIIRIIDESTLLKVEGMLFIEESKAMVIDKEKWLTLQLESARKMGRTQLVQFRKISYPQPSCSHQHELLDKY